A stretch of Cucumis sativus cultivar 9930 chromosome 2, Cucumber_9930_V3, whole genome shotgun sequence DNA encodes these proteins:
- the LOC101205835 gene encoding COP1-interacting protein 7 isoform X3, which produces MKSSTVLDSATFQLTPTRTRCDLIISANGKSEKIASGLLNPFLAHLKIAQEQMARGGYSITLEPDPRSGSTWFTKGTMERFVRFVCTPQILERVYTIESEILQIEEAIVIQGNNDTRPNVVDDKQGKPTKSPESTTEGSKINGASKSLLDGNEEKAIVLYKPDANSLEPNGHMVSEENSKAQLLKVLETRKTMLQKEQGMAFARAVAAGFDIDRMPPLISFANSFGASRLMDACLKFKELWKRKHESGQWLEIEAAEALSSRPDFSPSVNTSGIILTSLTDKQTESRETWSESPNEPSSTNKGNAITDGNAPMMYQSPPGHQEYLQGQYPHHMYPPWPINSPPGALPVFQGYPMQGMPYYQNYAGGSPYFHPHYPVTEDPRLGDGRRMGGKRHSMDGGDNSTEPETWETNASKARVPDDAESEEEASEDQRKSGYSGKKKSGVVVIRNINYIASKRHNSSGSETDSPSESGSGEDRDLQAISPEIKHKKSTRSSRSKGKHLNFGDQSNTPAKTVSPEADGHWQAFQSLLLRDADAEKHHADQSLFTMERETKQKRRQNKVGDDPLIAQGSNRDEIQENGATDIDRIGGRINRVSRASNDELLTSRRDGISGDGHLNVQARELDGGRNGYRRPGSDDFMVYGQKGQTLSNAHSDPLAVSGLDIRKTSYDKKNSNNLDGDSYIVPLRSMSMDAVGKDGRTAVDMDSEFPSSNHKAENLSNRIATYEPDVLNLMPKRETENEPAGYDPALEYEMQVNAGRMPAVAKKKEVVTDVKKGVKRLDNDRKPKITPDRKAGGPIRKGKPSKLSPLDEARARAEKLRTYKADLQKLKKEKEEEAIKRIEALKLERQKRIAARGNNSNSAQSSLPSQQTRKLLPTKMSPNSQKGSKFSDSDPGPSSPLQRFPIRTPSIGSNDSNKTTKPSRLNGGNHSAGNRLIQSVPSLTKLKKENSDATNDKKVSMARIRRLSEPKMSISNHSSSTKTRSTEPAIKAKVTNETESKKKISAIMNLDKSKAATLPELKIRTTKGPGATIGNSIAQETMQSVNHPSVSEGACASMERITAKVTHHNELDDNSVVEKTVVMLECEKPSIPTVPASKDNLNPQIKVSGVNREPIKHQPQSQLSSHEISLSCPPER; this is translated from the exons ATGAAGTCTTCCACTGTGCTTGATTCGGCTACTTTTCAGCTCACACCTACTCGAACCAG GTGTGATTTGATTATATCTGCAAATGGAAAGTCTGAGAAGATAGCTTCGGGTTTATTGAATCCTTTTCTTGCTCATTTGAAGATTGCACAAGAACAGATGGCCAGAGGTGGTTATTCCATCACTCTCGAGCCAGACCCTCGCAGTGGTAGTACATGGTTCACAAAGGGTACCATGGAGAG GTTTGTTCGATTTGTATGCACCCCTCAAATCTTGGAACGTGTGTACACTATTGAATCAGAGATCTTACAGATTGAGGAGGCAATTGTGATTCAAGGAAACAATGATACGAGGCCAAATGTT GTGGATGACAAGCAAGGAAAGCCTACAAAGTCTCCCGAAAGCACCACCGAAGGTTCTAAAATCAATGGAG CAAGCAAGTCTCTTCTGGATGGTAACGAGGAGAAAGCAATTGTTTTGTACAAG CCAGATGCAAACTCACTGGAGCCCAATGGACACATGGTGTCAGAGGAGAACTCAAA AGCTCAACTTCTTAAAGTACTTGAGACACGCAAAACTATGCTGCAAAAGGAGCAAGGAATGGCTTTTGCTCGAGCTGTTGCTGCTGGTTTTGACATTGATCGGATGCCACCATTGATATCGTTTGCAAACAGCTTTGGAGCCTCTCGGTTGAT GGATGCATGCTTAAAATTCAAAGAACTATGGAAAAGAAAGCATGAAAGTGGCCAATGGCTTGAAATTGAAGCAGCAGAAGCGCTGTCCAGCCGGCCAGACTTTTCCCCTTCTGTGAATACGTCAGGCATTATACTTACAAGTTTGACTGACAAACAGACAGAATCTAGAGAAACATGGTCTGAATCTCCAAACGAACCATCTTCAACAAATAAGGGGAATGCAATTACAG ATGGTAATGCACCTATGATGTACCAGTCACCGCCAGGCCACCAAGAGTATCTTCAAGGACAGTATCCTCATCATATGTACCCTCCCTGGCCCATCAATTCTCCTCCAGGTGCATTACCTGTCTTTCAAGGATACCCCATGCAAGGAATGCCTTACTATCAGAACTATGCAGGCGGCAGCCCTTACTTTCATCCACATTATCCAGTAACGGAGGATCCTCGTTTGGGTGATGGTAGAAGAATGGGAGGCAAAAGGCACTCCATGGATGGTGGAGATAACTCAACTGAACCAGAAACCTGGGAGACAAATGCTTCAAAGGCAAGAGTACCTGATGATGCTGAATCAGAGGAAGAGGCGTCAGAAGATCAGAGAAAATCTGGTTACTCAGGTAAAAAGAAATCAGGTGTGGTTGTCATCCGCAACATCAACTACATTGCTTCGAAGCGGCACAACTCATCAGGCAGTGAAACAGATTCACCTTCCGAGAGTGGTAGTGGGGAAGATAGAGATTTGCAGGCTATTAGTCCAGAAATTAAACACAAGAAATCCACTAGATCATCAAGAAGCAAAGGAAAACATCTAAATTTTGGAGATCAATCAAATACTCCAGCGAAAACTGTTTCACCAGAAGCAGATGGACATTGGCAGGCATTCCAAAGCCTTTTACTTCGAGATGCTGATGCAGAAAAACATCATGCTGATCAAAGCCTGTTTACTATGGAGCGTGAGACCAAGCAGAAAAGGCGACAAAATAAAGTTGGTGATGATCCACTAATTGCTCAGGGATCAAACAGAGATGAAATCCAAGAAAATGGTGCTACAGACATTGATAGAATTGGTGGTAGAATCAACCGTGTGTCAAGGGCATCAAATGATGAATTATTAACTTCTCGAAGAGATGGTATATCTGGGGATGGTCATTTGAATGTGCAGGCTAGAGAACTAGATGGAGGAAGAAATGGCTACAGGAGGCCTGGTAGTGATGATTTTATGGTTTATGGTCAAAAGGGTCAAACTCTCTCTAACGCCCACTCAGATCCATTAGCTGTAAGCGGCTTGGATATTAGAAAAACAAgctatgataaaaaaaattcaaataatttggaTGGTGATTCTTACATAGTTCCATTAAGATCGATGTCAATGGATGCAGTTGGAAAGGATGGTAGAACTGCTGTTGACATGGATTCTGAGTTTCCATCTTCAAATCATAAGGCAGAAAATTTGTCCAATAGAATTGCTACCTACGAGCCAGATGTACTGAATCTGATGCCAAAACGTGAAACAGAAAATGAACCTGCTGGTTATGATCCTGCTTTAGAATATGAAATGCAGGTTAATGCTGGACGCATGCCAGCAGTGGCTAAGAAGAAGGAAGTGGTAACTGATGTTAAAAAAGGAGTTAAAAGGTTGGACAATGATCGTAAGCCAAAAATCACTCCAGATAGGAAAGCTGGGGGGCCAATAAGGAAGGGAAAACCTTCTAAGTTGAGTCCTCTAGATGAAGCACGAGCACGTGCTGAAAAGCTAAGAACTTATAAAGCTGATCTCCAGAAattgaagaaggagaag GAGGAGGAagcaataaaaagaatagaagcTTTGAAGCTAGAGAGGCAGAAGAGAATTGCAGCAAGGGGTAACAATAGCAACTCCGCTCAGTCGTCATTGCCCTCTCAGCAAACTAGAAAGCTCCTGCCAACAAAAATGTCACCCAACTCTCAGAAAGGATCAAAATTTAGTGATTCAGATCCAGGACCATCATCTCCTCTGCAAAGGTTCCCCATCAGAACGCCTTCAATTGGTTCCAACGATTCCAACAAAACTACAAAACCCAGCAGATTGAACGGTGGAAATCACTCAGCTGGAAACCGGTTAATTCAATCTGTACCTTCAttaactaaactaaagaaagaGAACAGTGATGCcacaaatgacaaaaaagtATCCATGGCTCGTATCAGAAGATTATCAGAGCCAAAAATGAGTATCAGCAATCATTCTTCTTCTACCAAGACACGAAGCACTGAGCCAGCTATAAAGGCAAAAGTAACTAATGAGACTGAGAGCAAAAAGAAGATATCTGCTATAATGAATTTGGATAAGAGCAAGGCTGCAACTCTTCCGGAACTTAAAATTAGGACGACCAAGGGACCTGGTGCTACAATTGGCAACTCAATAGCACAAGAAACAATGCAGAGTGTGAATCATCCATCAGTTTCTGAGGGTGCTTGTGCTTCCATGGAAAGGATTACTGCCAAAGTCACACATCATAATGAACTGGATGACAACTCTGTTGTTGAAAAGACCGTTGTAATGCTTGAATGTGAGAAGCCCTCCATCCCTACAGTTCCTGCTTCTAAAGACAATCTTAATCCCCAAATTAAAGTGTCCGGTGTCAATAGGGAACCCATCAAGCACCAACCACAGAGTCAGTTGAGTTCTCATGAG ATTTCATTATCCTGCCCTCCTGAAAG GTGA
- the LOC101205835 gene encoding COP1-interacting protein 7 isoform X1 — MKSSTVLDSATFQLTPTRTRCDLIISANGKSEKIASGLLNPFLAHLKIAQEQMARGGYSITLEPDPRSGSTWFTKGTMERFVRFVCTPQILERVYTIESEILQIEEAIVIQGNNDTRPNVVDDKQGKPTKSPESTTEGSKINGASKSLLDGNEEKAIVLYKPDANSLEPNGHMVSEENSKAQLLKVLETRKTMLQKEQGMAFARAVAAGFDIDRMPPLISFANSFGASRLMDACLKFKELWKRKHESGQWLEIEAAEALSSRPDFSPSVNTSGIILTSLTDKQTESRETWSESPNEPSSTNKGNAITDGNAPMMYQSPPGHQEYLQGQYPHHMYPPWPINSPPGALPVFQGYPMQGMPYYQNYAGGSPYFHPHYPVTEDPRLGDGRRMGGKRHSMDGGDNSTEPETWETNASKARVPDDAESEEEASEDQRKSGYSGKKKSGVVVIRNINYIASKRHNSSGSETDSPSESGSGEDRDLQAISPEIKHKKSTRSSRSKGKHLNFGDQSNTPAKTVSPEADGHWQAFQSLLLRDADAEKHHADQSLFTMERETKQKRRQNKVGDDPLIAQGSNRDEIQENGATDIDRIGGRINRVSRASNDELLTSRRDGISGDGHLNVQARELDGGRNGYRRPGSDDFMVYGQKGQTLSNAHSDPLAVSGLDIRKTSYDKKNSNNLDGDSYIVPLRSMSMDAVGKDGRTAVDMDSEFPSSNHKAENLSNRIATYEPDVLNLMPKRETENEPAGYDPALEYEMQVNAGRMPAVAKKKEVVTDVKKGVKRLDNDRKPKITPDRKAGGPIRKGKPSKLSPLDEARARAEKLRTYKADLQKLKKEKEEEAIKRIEALKLERQKRIAARGNNSNSAQSSLPSQQTRKLLPTKMSPNSQKGSKFSDSDPGPSSPLQRFPIRTPSIGSNDSNKTTKPSRLNGGNHSAGNRLIQSVPSLTKLKKENSDATNDKKVSMARIRRLSEPKMSISNHSSSTKTRSTEPAIKAKVTNETESKKKISAIMNLDKSKAATLPELKIRTTKGPGATIGNSIAQETMQSVNHPSVSEGACASMERITAKVTHHNELDDNSVVEKTVVMLECEKPSIPTVPASKDNLNPQIKVSGVNREPIKHQPQSQLSSHEVTADGASDQDVQKFSSPSTTEKSYKAPHVRVSSFEDPCTRVSEYGKAIPSDLESAAKVSGTTKAYVPDYGDAQLEKIPEALEKSEVKKSSKGLRLLLKFGRKNQSPTTDEHNDESDNISGNDSEANDVGTNTTSHNEVPTLKNLISQDETPTASKTQKSSRAFSLLSPFRSKNSEKRNA, encoded by the exons ATGAAGTCTTCCACTGTGCTTGATTCGGCTACTTTTCAGCTCACACCTACTCGAACCAG GTGTGATTTGATTATATCTGCAAATGGAAAGTCTGAGAAGATAGCTTCGGGTTTATTGAATCCTTTTCTTGCTCATTTGAAGATTGCACAAGAACAGATGGCCAGAGGTGGTTATTCCATCACTCTCGAGCCAGACCCTCGCAGTGGTAGTACATGGTTCACAAAGGGTACCATGGAGAG GTTTGTTCGATTTGTATGCACCCCTCAAATCTTGGAACGTGTGTACACTATTGAATCAGAGATCTTACAGATTGAGGAGGCAATTGTGATTCAAGGAAACAATGATACGAGGCCAAATGTT GTGGATGACAAGCAAGGAAAGCCTACAAAGTCTCCCGAAAGCACCACCGAAGGTTCTAAAATCAATGGAG CAAGCAAGTCTCTTCTGGATGGTAACGAGGAGAAAGCAATTGTTTTGTACAAG CCAGATGCAAACTCACTGGAGCCCAATGGACACATGGTGTCAGAGGAGAACTCAAA AGCTCAACTTCTTAAAGTACTTGAGACACGCAAAACTATGCTGCAAAAGGAGCAAGGAATGGCTTTTGCTCGAGCTGTTGCTGCTGGTTTTGACATTGATCGGATGCCACCATTGATATCGTTTGCAAACAGCTTTGGAGCCTCTCGGTTGAT GGATGCATGCTTAAAATTCAAAGAACTATGGAAAAGAAAGCATGAAAGTGGCCAATGGCTTGAAATTGAAGCAGCAGAAGCGCTGTCCAGCCGGCCAGACTTTTCCCCTTCTGTGAATACGTCAGGCATTATACTTACAAGTTTGACTGACAAACAGACAGAATCTAGAGAAACATGGTCTGAATCTCCAAACGAACCATCTTCAACAAATAAGGGGAATGCAATTACAG ATGGTAATGCACCTATGATGTACCAGTCACCGCCAGGCCACCAAGAGTATCTTCAAGGACAGTATCCTCATCATATGTACCCTCCCTGGCCCATCAATTCTCCTCCAGGTGCATTACCTGTCTTTCAAGGATACCCCATGCAAGGAATGCCTTACTATCAGAACTATGCAGGCGGCAGCCCTTACTTTCATCCACATTATCCAGTAACGGAGGATCCTCGTTTGGGTGATGGTAGAAGAATGGGAGGCAAAAGGCACTCCATGGATGGTGGAGATAACTCAACTGAACCAGAAACCTGGGAGACAAATGCTTCAAAGGCAAGAGTACCTGATGATGCTGAATCAGAGGAAGAGGCGTCAGAAGATCAGAGAAAATCTGGTTACTCAGGTAAAAAGAAATCAGGTGTGGTTGTCATCCGCAACATCAACTACATTGCTTCGAAGCGGCACAACTCATCAGGCAGTGAAACAGATTCACCTTCCGAGAGTGGTAGTGGGGAAGATAGAGATTTGCAGGCTATTAGTCCAGAAATTAAACACAAGAAATCCACTAGATCATCAAGAAGCAAAGGAAAACATCTAAATTTTGGAGATCAATCAAATACTCCAGCGAAAACTGTTTCACCAGAAGCAGATGGACATTGGCAGGCATTCCAAAGCCTTTTACTTCGAGATGCTGATGCAGAAAAACATCATGCTGATCAAAGCCTGTTTACTATGGAGCGTGAGACCAAGCAGAAAAGGCGACAAAATAAAGTTGGTGATGATCCACTAATTGCTCAGGGATCAAACAGAGATGAAATCCAAGAAAATGGTGCTACAGACATTGATAGAATTGGTGGTAGAATCAACCGTGTGTCAAGGGCATCAAATGATGAATTATTAACTTCTCGAAGAGATGGTATATCTGGGGATGGTCATTTGAATGTGCAGGCTAGAGAACTAGATGGAGGAAGAAATGGCTACAGGAGGCCTGGTAGTGATGATTTTATGGTTTATGGTCAAAAGGGTCAAACTCTCTCTAACGCCCACTCAGATCCATTAGCTGTAAGCGGCTTGGATATTAGAAAAACAAgctatgataaaaaaaattcaaataatttggaTGGTGATTCTTACATAGTTCCATTAAGATCGATGTCAATGGATGCAGTTGGAAAGGATGGTAGAACTGCTGTTGACATGGATTCTGAGTTTCCATCTTCAAATCATAAGGCAGAAAATTTGTCCAATAGAATTGCTACCTACGAGCCAGATGTACTGAATCTGATGCCAAAACGTGAAACAGAAAATGAACCTGCTGGTTATGATCCTGCTTTAGAATATGAAATGCAGGTTAATGCTGGACGCATGCCAGCAGTGGCTAAGAAGAAGGAAGTGGTAACTGATGTTAAAAAAGGAGTTAAAAGGTTGGACAATGATCGTAAGCCAAAAATCACTCCAGATAGGAAAGCTGGGGGGCCAATAAGGAAGGGAAAACCTTCTAAGTTGAGTCCTCTAGATGAAGCACGAGCACGTGCTGAAAAGCTAAGAACTTATAAAGCTGATCTCCAGAAattgaagaaggagaag GAGGAGGAagcaataaaaagaatagaagcTTTGAAGCTAGAGAGGCAGAAGAGAATTGCAGCAAGGGGTAACAATAGCAACTCCGCTCAGTCGTCATTGCCCTCTCAGCAAACTAGAAAGCTCCTGCCAACAAAAATGTCACCCAACTCTCAGAAAGGATCAAAATTTAGTGATTCAGATCCAGGACCATCATCTCCTCTGCAAAGGTTCCCCATCAGAACGCCTTCAATTGGTTCCAACGATTCCAACAAAACTACAAAACCCAGCAGATTGAACGGTGGAAATCACTCAGCTGGAAACCGGTTAATTCAATCTGTACCTTCAttaactaaactaaagaaagaGAACAGTGATGCcacaaatgacaaaaaagtATCCATGGCTCGTATCAGAAGATTATCAGAGCCAAAAATGAGTATCAGCAATCATTCTTCTTCTACCAAGACACGAAGCACTGAGCCAGCTATAAAGGCAAAAGTAACTAATGAGACTGAGAGCAAAAAGAAGATATCTGCTATAATGAATTTGGATAAGAGCAAGGCTGCAACTCTTCCGGAACTTAAAATTAGGACGACCAAGGGACCTGGTGCTACAATTGGCAACTCAATAGCACAAGAAACAATGCAGAGTGTGAATCATCCATCAGTTTCTGAGGGTGCTTGTGCTTCCATGGAAAGGATTACTGCCAAAGTCACACATCATAATGAACTGGATGACAACTCTGTTGTTGAAAAGACCGTTGTAATGCTTGAATGTGAGAAGCCCTCCATCCCTACAGTTCCTGCTTCTAAAGACAATCTTAATCCCCAAATTAAAGTGTCCGGTGTCAATAGGGAACCCATCAAGCACCAACCACAGAGTCAGTTGAGTTCTCATGAG GTGACAGCGGATGGTGCATCAGATCAGGACGtacaaaaattttcatctcccAGTACAACTGAAAAATCATATAAAGCTCCACACGTTCgtgtttcttcttttgaagATCCTTGCACACGCGTTTCAGAGTACGGAAAGGCAATCCCATCAGATTTGGAGAGTGCAGCAAAAGTCTCTGGAACGACAAAAGCTTATGTTCCTGATTATGGAGACGCACAATTGGAAAAGATTCCTGAAGCACTGGAGAAGTCTGAggtaaaaaaatcatcaaaaggACTTAGACTGCTACTGAAGTTTGGAAGGAAGAATCAAAGCCCAACCACAGACGAGCATAATGATGAATCAGATAATATCAGCGGAAATGATTCTGAAGCCAATGATGTTGGGACTAATACCACTTCTCACAATGAAG TTCCTACACTGAAAAATCTGATATCTCAAGACGAAACCCCCACCGCTAGCAAAACTCAAAAGT CCTCTCGCGCATTTTCCCTGCTATCACCTTTCCGAAGTAAGAACAGTGAAAAGAGAAATGCTTAA
- the LOC101205835 gene encoding COP1-interacting protein 7 isoform X2, with translation MIRGQMLWMTSKESLQSLPKAPPKVLKSMEQASLFWMVTRRKQLFCTSQMQTHWSPMDTWCQRRTQKRTVRNGKFFSSFCLLCTSSLPHHRSKRAQLLKVLETRKTMLQKEQGMAFARAVAAGFDIDRMPPLISFANSFGASRLMDACLKFKELWKRKHESGQWLEIEAAEALSSRPDFSPSVNTSGIILTSLTDKQTESRETWSESPNEPSSTNKGNAITDGNAPMMYQSPPGHQEYLQGQYPHHMYPPWPINSPPGALPVFQGYPMQGMPYYQNYAGGSPYFHPHYPVTEDPRLGDGRRMGGKRHSMDGGDNSTEPETWETNASKARVPDDAESEEEASEDQRKSGYSGKKKSGVVVIRNINYIASKRHNSSGSETDSPSESGSGEDRDLQAISPEIKHKKSTRSSRSKGKHLNFGDQSNTPAKTVSPEADGHWQAFQSLLLRDADAEKHHADQSLFTMERETKQKRRQNKVGDDPLIAQGSNRDEIQENGATDIDRIGGRINRVSRASNDELLTSRRDGISGDGHLNVQARELDGGRNGYRRPGSDDFMVYGQKGQTLSNAHSDPLAVSGLDIRKTSYDKKNSNNLDGDSYIVPLRSMSMDAVGKDGRTAVDMDSEFPSSNHKAENLSNRIATYEPDVLNLMPKRETENEPAGYDPALEYEMQVNAGRMPAVAKKKEVVTDVKKGVKRLDNDRKPKITPDRKAGGPIRKGKPSKLSPLDEARARAEKLRTYKADLQKLKKEKEEEAIKRIEALKLERQKRIAARGNNSNSAQSSLPSQQTRKLLPTKMSPNSQKGSKFSDSDPGPSSPLQRFPIRTPSIGSNDSNKTTKPSRLNGGNHSAGNRLIQSVPSLTKLKKENSDATNDKKVSMARIRRLSEPKMSISNHSSSTKTRSTEPAIKAKVTNETESKKKISAIMNLDKSKAATLPELKIRTTKGPGATIGNSIAQETMQSVNHPSVSEGACASMERITAKVTHHNELDDNSVVEKTVVMLECEKPSIPTVPASKDNLNPQIKVSGVNREPIKHQPQSQLSSHEVTADGASDQDVQKFSSPSTTEKSYKAPHVRVSSFEDPCTRVSEYGKAIPSDLESAAKVSGTTKAYVPDYGDAQLEKIPEALEKSEVKKSSKGLRLLLKFGRKNQSPTTDEHNDESDNISGNDSEANDVGTNTTSHNEVPTLKNLISQDETPTASKTQKSSRAFSLLSPFRSKNSEKRNA, from the exons ATGATACGAGGCCAAATGTT GTGGATGACAAGCAAGGAAAGCCTACAAAGTCTCCCGAAAGCACCACCGAAGGTTCTAAAATCAATGGAG CAAGCAAGTCTCTTCTGGATGGTAACGAGGAGAAAGCAATTGTTTTGTACAAG CCAGATGCAAACTCACTGGAGCCCAATGGACACATGGTGTCAGAGGAGAACTCAAA AAAGGACGGTCAGAAATGGGAAATTCTTCTCAAGTTTTTGCCTTCTTTGCACTTCTTCACTTCCACATCACAGATCCAAACG AGCTCAACTTCTTAAAGTACTTGAGACACGCAAAACTATGCTGCAAAAGGAGCAAGGAATGGCTTTTGCTCGAGCTGTTGCTGCTGGTTTTGACATTGATCGGATGCCACCATTGATATCGTTTGCAAACAGCTTTGGAGCCTCTCGGTTGAT GGATGCATGCTTAAAATTCAAAGAACTATGGAAAAGAAAGCATGAAAGTGGCCAATGGCTTGAAATTGAAGCAGCAGAAGCGCTGTCCAGCCGGCCAGACTTTTCCCCTTCTGTGAATACGTCAGGCATTATACTTACAAGTTTGACTGACAAACAGACAGAATCTAGAGAAACATGGTCTGAATCTCCAAACGAACCATCTTCAACAAATAAGGGGAATGCAATTACAG ATGGTAATGCACCTATGATGTACCAGTCACCGCCAGGCCACCAAGAGTATCTTCAAGGACAGTATCCTCATCATATGTACCCTCCCTGGCCCATCAATTCTCCTCCAGGTGCATTACCTGTCTTTCAAGGATACCCCATGCAAGGAATGCCTTACTATCAGAACTATGCAGGCGGCAGCCCTTACTTTCATCCACATTATCCAGTAACGGAGGATCCTCGTTTGGGTGATGGTAGAAGAATGGGAGGCAAAAGGCACTCCATGGATGGTGGAGATAACTCAACTGAACCAGAAACCTGGGAGACAAATGCTTCAAAGGCAAGAGTACCTGATGATGCTGAATCAGAGGAAGAGGCGTCAGAAGATCAGAGAAAATCTGGTTACTCAGGTAAAAAGAAATCAGGTGTGGTTGTCATCCGCAACATCAACTACATTGCTTCGAAGCGGCACAACTCATCAGGCAGTGAAACAGATTCACCTTCCGAGAGTGGTAGTGGGGAAGATAGAGATTTGCAGGCTATTAGTCCAGAAATTAAACACAAGAAATCCACTAGATCATCAAGAAGCAAAGGAAAACATCTAAATTTTGGAGATCAATCAAATACTCCAGCGAAAACTGTTTCACCAGAAGCAGATGGACATTGGCAGGCATTCCAAAGCCTTTTACTTCGAGATGCTGATGCAGAAAAACATCATGCTGATCAAAGCCTGTTTACTATGGAGCGTGAGACCAAGCAGAAAAGGCGACAAAATAAAGTTGGTGATGATCCACTAATTGCTCAGGGATCAAACAGAGATGAAATCCAAGAAAATGGTGCTACAGACATTGATAGAATTGGTGGTAGAATCAACCGTGTGTCAAGGGCATCAAATGATGAATTATTAACTTCTCGAAGAGATGGTATATCTGGGGATGGTCATTTGAATGTGCAGGCTAGAGAACTAGATGGAGGAAGAAATGGCTACAGGAGGCCTGGTAGTGATGATTTTATGGTTTATGGTCAAAAGGGTCAAACTCTCTCTAACGCCCACTCAGATCCATTAGCTGTAAGCGGCTTGGATATTAGAAAAACAAgctatgataaaaaaaattcaaataatttggaTGGTGATTCTTACATAGTTCCATTAAGATCGATGTCAATGGATGCAGTTGGAAAGGATGGTAGAACTGCTGTTGACATGGATTCTGAGTTTCCATCTTCAAATCATAAGGCAGAAAATTTGTCCAATAGAATTGCTACCTACGAGCCAGATGTACTGAATCTGATGCCAAAACGTGAAACAGAAAATGAACCTGCTGGTTATGATCCTGCTTTAGAATATGAAATGCAGGTTAATGCTGGACGCATGCCAGCAGTGGCTAAGAAGAAGGAAGTGGTAACTGATGTTAAAAAAGGAGTTAAAAGGTTGGACAATGATCGTAAGCCAAAAATCACTCCAGATAGGAAAGCTGGGGGGCCAATAAGGAAGGGAAAACCTTCTAAGTTGAGTCCTCTAGATGAAGCACGAGCACGTGCTGAAAAGCTAAGAACTTATAAAGCTGATCTCCAGAAattgaagaaggagaag GAGGAGGAagcaataaaaagaatagaagcTTTGAAGCTAGAGAGGCAGAAGAGAATTGCAGCAAGGGGTAACAATAGCAACTCCGCTCAGTCGTCATTGCCCTCTCAGCAAACTAGAAAGCTCCTGCCAACAAAAATGTCACCCAACTCTCAGAAAGGATCAAAATTTAGTGATTCAGATCCAGGACCATCATCTCCTCTGCAAAGGTTCCCCATCAGAACGCCTTCAATTGGTTCCAACGATTCCAACAAAACTACAAAACCCAGCAGATTGAACGGTGGAAATCACTCAGCTGGAAACCGGTTAATTCAATCTGTACCTTCAttaactaaactaaagaaagaGAACAGTGATGCcacaaatgacaaaaaagtATCCATGGCTCGTATCAGAAGATTATCAGAGCCAAAAATGAGTATCAGCAATCATTCTTCTTCTACCAAGACACGAAGCACTGAGCCAGCTATAAAGGCAAAAGTAACTAATGAGACTGAGAGCAAAAAGAAGATATCTGCTATAATGAATTTGGATAAGAGCAAGGCTGCAACTCTTCCGGAACTTAAAATTAGGACGACCAAGGGACCTGGTGCTACAATTGGCAACTCAATAGCACAAGAAACAATGCAGAGTGTGAATCATCCATCAGTTTCTGAGGGTGCTTGTGCTTCCATGGAAAGGATTACTGCCAAAGTCACACATCATAATGAACTGGATGACAACTCTGTTGTTGAAAAGACCGTTGTAATGCTTGAATGTGAGAAGCCCTCCATCCCTACAGTTCCTGCTTCTAAAGACAATCTTAATCCCCAAATTAAAGTGTCCGGTGTCAATAGGGAACCCATCAAGCACCAACCACAGAGTCAGTTGAGTTCTCATGAG GTGACAGCGGATGGTGCATCAGATCAGGACGtacaaaaattttcatctcccAGTACAACTGAAAAATCATATAAAGCTCCACACGTTCgtgtttcttcttttgaagATCCTTGCACACGCGTTTCAGAGTACGGAAAGGCAATCCCATCAGATTTGGAGAGTGCAGCAAAAGTCTCTGGAACGACAAAAGCTTATGTTCCTGATTATGGAGACGCACAATTGGAAAAGATTCCTGAAGCACTGGAGAAGTCTGAggtaaaaaaatcatcaaaaggACTTAGACTGCTACTGAAGTTTGGAAGGAAGAATCAAAGCCCAACCACAGACGAGCATAATGATGAATCAGATAATATCAGCGGAAATGATTCTGAAGCCAATGATGTTGGGACTAATACCACTTCTCACAATGAAG TTCCTACACTGAAAAATCTGATATCTCAAGACGAAACCCCCACCGCTAGCAAAACTCAAAAGT CCTCTCGCGCATTTTCCCTGCTATCACCTTTCCGAAGTAAGAACAGTGAAAAGAGAAATGCTTAA